In Oenanthe melanoleuca isolate GR-GAL-2019-014 chromosome 9, OMel1.0, whole genome shotgun sequence, the following are encoded in one genomic region:
- the MASP1 gene encoding mannan-binding lectin serine protease 1 isoform X2 translates to MCGAAAGTARRDLHGKCQTAPDIAHTHRRTHARKSPDGDKADGGALGKRRSRAQQASRQSSAPSPPGNCPSRKMRSPLAWPLCALLLCMADAVELTDMFGEIQSPNFPDSYPSDSEMTWNISVPDGFKIKLYFMHFDLESSYLCEYDYVKIETEDQELATFCGRETTDTEQAPGQQVILSPGPYMGLTFRSDFSNEERFTGFDAHYTAVDVDECLEKSDEELACDHYCHNYIGGYYCSCRFGYILHSDNRTCKVECSDNLYTQRSGVITSADFPSPYPKSSDCLYRIELEEGFFITLNFDDSFDVEDHPEVTCPYDHIKIKAGQKEFGPFCGEKSPGRIETQTNSVQIRFHSDNSGENRGWKLSYTAIGNPCPLLQPPINGKIEPSQAKYTFKDQVVISCNTGYKVLKDDVESDSFQIECLKDGTWSNKIPICKTADRAENQTEGRAGSEQVAA, encoded by the exons ATGTGCGGAGCGGCTGCAGGCACGGCAAGGCGTGACCTGCATGGAAAATGCCAGACAGCTCCAGACATAGCACACACACATAGGCGAACACACGCTCGCAAATCTCCGGACGGAGATAAGGCGGACGGCGGAGCgctgggaaagaggagaagCCGTGCCCAGCAAGCGAGCCGTCAATCCTCCGCGCCGAGTCCGCCGGGAAActgtcccagcaggaaaatgag GTCCCCCCTGGCCTGGCCCCTCTGTGCCTTGCTGCTCTGCATGGCAGATGCTGTGGAGCTGACAGACATGTTTGGGGAGATCCAGTCTCCCAACTTCCCTGACTCCTACCCCAGCGACTCGGAAATGACGTGGAACATCTCTGTGCCTGATGGATTTAAAATCAAGCTGTACTTCATGCATTTTGACTTGGAGTCATCCTACCTCTGTGAATATGACTATGTGAAG ATTGAAACCGAGGACCAGGAGCTGGCAACCTTCTGTGGCAGGGAGACAACAGACACAGAgcaggctccaggacagcaagtgatcctgtccccagggccctACATGGGGCTCACCTTCAGATCTGACTTCTCCAACGAGGAACGCTTCACCGGCTTCGATGCCCATTACACCGCTGTGG ATGTGGATGAGTGCCTGGAGAAGAGTGATGAGGAGCTGGCTTGTGACCACTACTGCCACAACTACATTGGCGGGTACTACTGCTCCTGCAGGTTCGGCTACATCCTCCACTCTGACAACAGGACCTGCAAAG TGGAGTGCAGTGACAACCTCTACACCCAGAGGAGCGGGGTGATCACCAGCGCTGACTTCCCCAGCCCCTACCCCAAGAGCTCAGACTGCCTGTACCGGATTGAGCTGGAGGAGGGTTTCTTCATCACCCTCAACTTCGACGACAGCTTTGATGTGGAAGACCACCCCGAGGTGACCTGTCCATATGACCACATCAag ATAAAAGCAGGCCAAAAGGAGTTTGGAcctttctgtggagaaaagTCCCCAGGACGCATTGAAACCCAAACCAACAGCGTGCAGATCCGCTTCCACAGTGACAACTCTGGAGAGAATAGGGGCTGGAAGTTGTCATACACAGCAATTG GAAATCCGTGCCCACTGCTGCAACCACCGATCAATGGGAAAATTGAGCCTTCTCAAGCCAAGTACACCTTCAAAGACCAGGTTGTCATCAGCTGCAACACTGGATACAAAGTGCTGAAG GATGATGTGGAAAGTGACTCCTTCCAGATTGAGTGTCTGAAGGATGGCACATGGAGTAACAAGATCCCTATCTGCAAAA